In Azospirillum baldaniorum, one DNA window encodes the following:
- a CDS encoding GntR family transcriptional regulator codes for MDRIKTMKAPARPIRRATLHHSAVEELRAMILDGELPPGIRVPEVQLCEQLGISRTPLREALRVLSSEGLVELRPHRGAIVAPVDPGEIGAIFEVMDALERLAGTLACRNGSDAEFAKLDRMHNQLVTQHEAGERAAYFLTNRQIHTQIVAMARNPALEATYAGFAAKILRARSLANYDTGRWQESVDEHEGFMKAFRRRDAEEAGALLADHSRRTAVAVIQALRPATAQEEKAAAGAEPMDAG; via the coding sequence CCGCGCGACGCTGCATCATTCCGCGGTGGAGGAACTGCGCGCGATGATCCTGGACGGGGAGTTGCCGCCGGGCATCCGCGTGCCGGAGGTTCAACTGTGCGAACAGTTGGGGATTTCCCGCACGCCGCTGCGCGAGGCGCTGCGGGTCCTGTCATCGGAAGGGCTGGTGGAGCTTCGTCCGCACCGCGGAGCCATTGTCGCCCCGGTGGACCCCGGCGAGATCGGCGCGATCTTCGAAGTGATGGACGCGCTGGAGCGGCTGGCCGGGACGCTCGCCTGCCGCAACGGCTCCGACGCGGAGTTCGCAAAGCTCGACCGGATGCACAACCAGCTGGTCACCCAACACGAAGCGGGGGAGCGCGCGGCCTATTTCCTGACCAACCGGCAGATCCACACCCAGATCGTCGCCATGGCCCGCAACCCGGCGCTGGAGGCGACCTACGCCGGCTTCGCCGCAAAGATCCTGCGCGCCCGCTCCCTCGCCAATTACGACACGGGCCGCTGGCAGGAGTCGGTGGACGAGCATGAAGGCTTCATGAAGGCGTTCCGCCGCCGCGATGCCGAGGAGGCTGGCGCCCTGCTGGCCGACCACAGCCGCCGCACTGCGGTGGCGGTCATCCAGGCTCTGCGCCCTGCGACGGCTCAAGAGGAAAAGGCGGCGGCCGGGGCCGAGCCGATGGACGCGGGATGA